A window of Microcystis aeruginosa FD4 contains these coding sequences:
- a CDS encoding Uma2 family endonuclease, whose amino-acid sequence MLTRSPPKTLSLEESRNLETSAETKHEYHDGEIIEMTGGSINDNRLVRNLT is encoded by the coding sequence ATGTTAACTCGATCTCCTCCCAAAACCCTCAGCTTAGAAGAATCTCGTAATTTAGAAACTAGCGCAGAAACTAAACACGAATATCACGACGGGGAAATTATCGAGATGACAGGGGGAAGCATCAATGATAATCGACTGGTACGCAATCTAACTTAG
- a CDS encoding Uma2 family endonuclease: MLTSSPPEIISLEAYRNLETRAETKHEYHDGEIIEMTGGSINHNSILINLIVLLKLALRGTNYRLQSSDLRLWIPQYNCGLYPDLMIIAGEPLFSDNRNDEILNPCLIIEVLSPSTSGYDRGDKFRYYRSIPQLNQYLLVSQGEILIESYSQTSENNWLLQEYTPARGILSLDSLGISLNLADIYEGINFN, encoded by the coding sequence ATGTTGACTTCATCGCCTCCCGAAATTATCAGCTTAGAAGCCTACCGCAACCTAGAAACTAGAGCGGAAACTAAACACGAATATCACGACGGGGAAATTATCGAGATGACAGGGGGAAGCATCAATCATAATAGTATTCTCATTAATCTTATTGTCCTGCTTAAATTAGCTTTAAGAGGAACTAATTACCGTCTTCAATCTAGCGATCTACGCCTATGGATACCCCAGTATAATTGCGGTTTATACCCAGATTTAATGATCATTGCCGGGGAACCGTTATTTAGTGATAATCGCAACGATGAAATTTTAAATCCCTGCCTAATTATCGAAGTTTTATCCCCTTCTACCTCTGGTTATGATCGGGGCGATAAATTTCGTTATTATCGTTCTATACCCCAATTAAACCAATATCTTCTCGTCAGTCAAGGGGAGATACTAATAGAATCCTATAGCCAAACATCAGAAAATAATTGGTTACTGCAAGAATACACCCCAGCAAGGGGAATTCTCTCTCTAGATTCTTTAGGAATTAGCTTAAATCTTGCCGATATTTACGAGGGAATTAATTTTAATTGA
- a CDS encoding ATP-binding protein, giving the protein MISEIYKKVSLLVLYQGVFDNAIGQAFITLLATDNVADFLKAYGQLFQALASKNISWNDFLIEQILLDDNPFSQQVQKKSVWELPESLINGVKQDLSILQSLYNSSIYSLSNSTVFEQIKFLIFPAWEVENKLESFLHSSSDWTELVEDLADYYRECGTGIFARYQALRWQEGRLQGITHPDPVQIQDIVGYEMAKKTLIKNTEFLLAGYPALNVLLYGCRGSGKSSLVKGLLQKYHSQGLRLIEVAKSELKDLPLIIEILQDLPQKFIIFVDDLSFEEDDEAFKALKVVLEGSVTARPKNVVVYATSNRRHLVREFFADRPRPKDSDEVHNWDTVQEKLSFSDRFGLTLTFEPANQEKYLEIVRHLASLAKLKISLEDLEFRAKQWATQHNGRSGRTARQFVDFLQGELELNG; this is encoded by the coding sequence ATGATCTCTGAAATTTACAAAAAAGTCAGCTTGTTAGTTTTGTATCAAGGGGTTTTTGATAATGCTATTGGCCAGGCATTTATTACCCTATTAGCTACGGATAATGTTGCCGATTTTCTCAAAGCTTATGGTCAATTGTTTCAAGCTTTAGCATCTAAAAATATCAGTTGGAATGATTTTCTAATCGAACAAATTTTATTAGATGACAATCCCTTTAGTCAACAGGTACAGAAAAAAAGTGTTTGGGAGTTACCCGAATCTTTAATTAATGGCGTTAAACAGGATTTATCTATCCTCCAATCTCTTTATAACTCGAGCATTTATAGCTTAAGTAATTCGACAGTTTTTGAACAAATTAAATTTCTAATTTTCCCCGCTTGGGAAGTGGAAAATAAATTAGAAAGTTTCCTGCATTCCAGTTCAGATTGGACAGAATTAGTCGAAGATCTAGCCGATTATTATCGCGAATGTGGTACAGGAATTTTTGCCCGTTATCAAGCTTTAAGGTGGCAAGAAGGCAGATTACAAGGAATTACTCATCCTGATCCCGTGCAGATTCAAGACATAGTCGGTTATGAAATGGCTAAGAAAACCTTGATTAAAAACACTGAGTTTTTATTGGCAGGTTATCCTGCTTTAAATGTCTTACTCTATGGTTGCCGTGGTTCAGGAAAATCCTCTTTAGTCAAGGGATTATTGCAAAAATATCATAGTCAGGGATTGCGCTTAATTGAAGTGGCAAAATCGGAATTAAAAGACCTACCATTAATTATTGAAATCTTGCAAGATTTGCCACAAAAATTTATTATCTTTGTCGATGATTTATCCTTTGAAGAAGACGATGAAGCTTTTAAAGCTTTAAAAGTTGTTTTAGAGGGAAGCGTCACCGCTAGACCGAAAAATGTCGTAGTTTATGCCACTTCTAATCGCCGACATTTAGTCAGAGAATTTTTTGCCGATCGACCCCGACCAAAAGATAGTGATGAAGTGCATAATTGGGACACAGTACAAGAAAAATTATCCTTTAGCGATCGCTTTGGTTTAACCCTAACTTTTGAACCGGCTAATCAAGAAAAATATTTGGAAATAGTGCGTCATTTAGCCAGTTTAGCTAAATTAAAAATTAGCTTAGAAGACTTAGAATTTCGTGCCAAACAATGGGCAACCCAACATAATGGGCGATCGGGCAGAACTGCTAGACAATTTGTTGATTTTCTTCAAGGGGAATTAGAATTAAATGGGTAG
- a CDS encoding serine/threonine protein kinase: MTFTSDSLLAERYQLQQRLGNTAIGRQTWLAIDVLSQESVIIKLLAFSPQMEWEELKLFEREAAVLASLQHPRIPRYRDYFSLDKNQGDGIPWFVLVQDYIPGESLSDRLERGQRFTATVIRNIAQEVLEILIYLHELSPPVLHRDIKPSNLIINSENKVYLVDFGAVQSRGAVTGVTFTVVGTSGYAPLEQFWGRAVPSSDLYALGMTLIHLLTGIVLIELPHRDSKIQFRQLVTIDDDLIDWLETMTDMAVEKRFKSAREALKFLQHPYHRQASSLIDPKKLPKPPHSSIRIAKHRDNLEINLPPKIKLPSDAPTLWSLAIVLTVTVFISPILTFIIALINFICLREMQLILTPQEVLIKYKVFNFIYKKFAFKPQDLWGIFLHSNGTEGNYQIRLRTAKNYYLIGQNLREDECLWLGQEIQDWLNLIKYSVSPQDEV; encoded by the coding sequence ATGACCTTTACTTCTGATTCTCTTTTAGCTGAACGTTACCAACTGCAACAACGCCTAGGAAATACCGCTATCGGTCGTCAAACTTGGTTAGCTATCGATGTATTATCCCAGGAATCGGTAATTATTAAACTCCTCGCTTTTAGTCCCCAGATGGAGTGGGAAGAATTAAAATTATTTGAACGAGAGGCAGCCGTCTTAGCTTCTCTCCAGCATCCCCGTATTCCCCGCTATCGCGATTATTTTTCCCTCGATAAAAATCAAGGTGACGGGATTCCTTGGTTTGTGCTTGTACAAGATTATATACCGGGAGAATCCTTAAGCGATCGCTTAGAAAGGGGGCAACGTTTCACCGCTACGGTAATTCGGAATATTGCCCAAGAAGTTCTCGAAATTCTCATCTATTTACATGAATTATCGCCCCCAGTATTACATCGAGATATTAAACCTAGTAATTTAATTATTAACTCGGAAAATAAGGTTTATTTAGTAGATTTTGGGGCAGTCCAGTCCAGGGGTGCAGTGACAGGAGTTACTTTTACTGTGGTGGGGACGAGTGGTTATGCACCTCTAGAACAATTTTGGGGCCGGGCAGTTCCCAGTTCTGATTTATATGCCTTAGGCATGACTTTAATTCATTTATTGACGGGAATTGTCCTGATAGAACTGCCCCACCGCGACTCTAAAATTCAATTTCGCCAACTGGTGACAATCGATGATGATTTAATCGATTGGTTAGAAACTATGACCGATATGGCGGTAGAAAAGCGGTTTAAAAGTGCCAGAGAAGCCCTGAAATTTCTCCAACATCCCTACCATCGCCAAGCATCAAGTTTAATCGATCCTAAGAAATTACCAAAACCTCCCCACAGTTCCATCCGTATCGCTAAACACCGGGATAATTTAGAGATTAATTTACCCCCAAAAATTAAGCTACCTTCCGATGCGCCTACTCTCTGGTCTTTGGCGATTGTCCTTACTGTCACTGTCTTTATCTCCCCGATTCTTACCTTTATTATAGCTCTGATTAATTTTATTTGTTTGCGTGAGATGCAATTAATTCTTACCCCTCAAGAGGTTTTAATTAAATATAAAGTTTTCAATTTTATCTACAAAAAATTTGCTTTTAAACCTCAAGATTTATGGGGTATTTTTCTCCATAGCAATGGCACAGAAGGTAACTATCAGATTCGTCTGCGGACGGCTAAAAATTATTATCTTATCGGTCAGAATCTCCGCGAGGATGAATGTCTCTGGTTAGGACAGGAAATCCAAGATTGGTTAAATTTGATCAAATATAGCGTTTCTCCTCAAGATGAAGTGTAA
- a CDS encoding aspartoacylase, with protein MIEQKTTIKNLALIAGVHGNELTPAYLVKYLQKSANLLARSSFQSHSLIANPLALKQRVRYIDTDLNRCFNQKDLVNPDCQQYEQKRAKKIVKEIREKSIDLLIDIHSTTSNMMLAIIYSNPHPWLLKLFTYLTKINPEVRLIYHPVSEEENHFLKGICPLAFTLEIGPINHGVICPYLFRQTETLIYQILDYIEQENYLAAHLDTFSESLTVYQRLGSIDYPRDEQGEIKAMLHPQILQRDYQAIQPNQPIFLGFDGQEIIYRGESELYPIFVGESSYKEKGIALCWTAKKQIDIN; from the coding sequence ATGATCGAGCAGAAAACTACTATTAAAAATCTGGCTTTAATCGCAGGTGTGCATGGCAATGAACTAACTCCCGCTTATTTGGTTAAATACCTGCAAAAGTCAGCTAATCTCCTTGCCCGCAGCAGTTTTCAATCCCACAGTCTCATCGCTAATCCCTTAGCCCTAAAGCAACGGGTTAGATATATCGATACGGATTTAAATCGCTGTTTTAACCAAAAAGATTTAGTGAATCCCGATTGTCAGCAATACGAACAAAAACGAGCCAAAAAAATAGTCAAAGAAATCCGAGAAAAATCCATTGATTTATTAATCGATATTCACAGCACCACATCTAACATGATGCTGGCGATTATTTATTCTAACCCCCATCCTTGGCTATTAAAACTCTTTACCTATCTGACTAAAATTAATCCTGAGGTGCGCTTAATTTATCATCCCGTCAGCGAGGAAGAAAATCATTTTCTGAAAGGAATTTGTCCCCTAGCTTTTACCCTCGAAATCGGTCCAATTAACCATGGTGTCATCTGTCCCTATCTTTTTCGTCAAACCGAAACACTCATCTATCAAATCCTAGACTATATCGAACAGGAAAATTATCTCGCTGCCCATCTCGATACTTTCAGCGAATCCCTAACAGTTTACCAACGTTTAGGCTCGATCGATTATCCTAGGGATGAACAGGGTGAAATTAAAGCCATGTTACATCCTCAGATTCTCCAACGAGATTATCAGGCAATTCAACCCAATCAACCGATTTTTCTAGGATTTGATGGTCAGGAAATTATCTATCGTGGTGAATCTGAATTATATCCTATCTTTGTCGGAGAATCTTCCTATAAAGAAAAAGGAATCGCCCTTTGTTGGACAGCCAAAAAACAAATCGATATTAATTAG
- the ccsB gene encoding c-type cytochrome biogenesis protein CcsB yields the protein MNLVSLENFLDNTSFLVLFLTMLVYWAGAAFPSIPLLSGLGSTGVAIANLCIAALLGARWLEAGYFPISNLYESLFFLAWGVTAVHLIAEYTSRSRLVGVVTTPVAMGITAFATLSLPGEMQTSAPLVPALKSNWLMMHVSVMMLSYAALMVGSLMAIAFLIVTRGQNIELKGSSVGTGAYRLQNKLSTTLSAPIFLETANSGTTALLTPTLTAMTTLSPQRLSLAETLDNISYRVIGLGFPLLTIGIIAGAVWANEAWGSYWSWDPKETWALITWLVFAAYLHARITRGWQGRKPAILAASGFVVVWVCYLGVNLLGKGLHSYGWFF from the coding sequence ATGAATTTAGTTAGCTTAGAGAACTTTCTCGATAACACTTCTTTTTTAGTCCTGTTTTTAACCATGCTGGTTTATTGGGCCGGGGCAGCCTTTCCTAGCATACCTTTGTTGTCTGGCTTAGGCAGCACGGGAGTGGCCATCGCTAACCTCTGTATCGCCGCTTTATTGGGGGCGCGCTGGTTAGAAGCGGGTTATTTCCCCATTAGCAATCTTTACGAATCTTTATTCTTTCTCGCTTGGGGTGTAACTGCGGTTCATTTAATTGCTGAGTACACTAGCCGCAGTCGCCTGGTGGGAGTGGTGACGACTCCTGTAGCCATGGGGATTACCGCTTTTGCCACTTTGTCCTTACCAGGAGAAATGCAAACTTCGGCCCCCTTGGTTCCGGCTTTAAAATCGAATTGGCTGATGATGCACGTTAGCGTCATGATGTTAAGTTATGCTGCTTTGATGGTGGGTTCCTTGATGGCGATCGCTTTTCTGATCGTCACTAGAGGTCAAAATATCGAGTTAAAAGGCAGTTCCGTGGGTACGGGAGCCTATCGTCTCCAAAATAAGTTATCTACCACTCTTTCCGCCCCAATTTTCCTGGAAACGGCTAACAGTGGCACAACCGCCCTTTTAACTCCCACCTTAACAGCGATGACGACCCTTTCGCCCCAACGTCTCAGCTTGGCGGAAACCCTCGATAATATCAGTTATCGGGTCATTGGTCTCGGTTTTCCCCTTCTTACTATCGGTATCATCGCCGGGGCGGTTTGGGCCAATGAAGCTTGGGGTTCCTATTGGAGTTGGGATCCGAAAGAAACTTGGGCGCTAATCACTTGGTTAGTTTTTGCCGCTTATCTCCATGCACGCATTACCCGGGGATGGCAGGGCAGAAAACCGGCTATTCTAGCGGCCAGTGGTTTTGTTGTGGTTTGGGTATGTTATTTAGGGGTGAATCTTTTAGGTAAAGGTCTTCATTCCTACGGCTGGTTTTTCTAA
- the ftsH gene encoding ATP-dependent zinc metalloprotease FtsH, which translates to MANQEDNKFSWSRLPRLGKILIICSGVAALGYFLIPRPSELSNIPLEPYSEFISKVERGDISRVRIGNQVIFYQSKDPLESLPIPANPPVNPPESSNPFHGDSSSLAGKPSSNLVSGRVFVTIPVYNPQLPQLLQQKGVIFEAIPVAENSWISTLLAWVVPPLILVAAMQFLFYRNDDTRKSLLFNKNLAKVYGDGEKYPITFSDVAGAEEAKTELKEIVEFLKDAERFNKIGARIPKGVLLVGPPGTGKTLLAKAVAGEAGVTFFSISASEFVELFVGTGAARVRDLFAQAKKNAPSIIFIDELDAIGKSRSSGSGTSGSNDEREQTLNQLLTEMDGFSPKEAVVIVLAATNRPETLDAALLRPGRFDRQVLVDRPDLAGRLAILEIYAKRVQMGEDVNLKAIATQTPGFAGADLANLVNEAALLAARNNREKVSQIDFKEAIERVIAGLEKKSRVLSEKEKKIVAYHEVGHALVGAVMPGGGRVEKISIVPRGLSALGYTLKIPTEDRFLMTETEFKEQITMLLGGRAAEELIFGSVTNGASDDLQRATDIAERMVTIYGMSKSLGPLAYDKTGQANFLGNNQGSPRRSIGENTAKAIDEEVKQIIDASYQKALAILSHNRNLLESITANLLTTEVIEGEELQELLNQAQMV; encoded by the coding sequence ATGGCTAATCAAGAAGATAATAAATTTTCCTGGTCGCGTTTGCCTCGGTTAGGCAAAATCCTAATCATTTGTTCTGGTGTTGCCGCTTTAGGCTATTTTCTTATCCCTCGTCCCTCAGAATTGTCCAATATTCCCCTCGAACCCTACAGCGAATTTATCAGTAAAGTGGAACGGGGCGACATCAGTAGGGTCAGAATTGGCAATCAAGTCATCTTTTATCAATCAAAAGATCCTTTAGAATCCTTGCCTATTCCGGCTAATCCCCCCGTTAATCCCCCAGAATCAAGTAATCCCTTTCACGGTGATTCTAGTTCTCTGGCGGGCAAACCAAGCAGTAATCTAGTCTCCGGACGAGTTTTTGTCACGATTCCAGTCTATAACCCCCAATTACCCCAACTATTACAGCAAAAAGGCGTAATCTTCGAGGCGATTCCCGTAGCCGAAAACAGTTGGATCAGCACTCTCCTCGCTTGGGTGGTTCCTCCCTTAATTTTAGTCGCCGCCATGCAGTTTCTGTTCTATCGCAACGATGACACCCGTAAATCGCTGCTTTTTAACAAAAATCTCGCTAAAGTTTACGGAGACGGCGAAAAATATCCGATTACCTTCAGTGATGTGGCCGGGGCCGAGGAAGCAAAAACCGAGTTAAAGGAAATTGTCGAATTTCTCAAGGATGCCGAGCGCTTTAATAAAATTGGGGCGCGTATTCCTAAGGGTGTTCTCTTAGTCGGACCGCCGGGGACAGGGAAAACTCTCTTAGCAAAAGCGGTCGCGGGAGAAGCGGGAGTGACTTTTTTTAGCATTTCGGCCTCGGAATTCGTGGAGTTATTTGTCGGCACTGGGGCAGCCCGGGTGCGGGATCTATTTGCCCAAGCGAAGAAAAATGCCCCTAGCATCATTTTTATTGATGAATTGGACGCGATCGGTAAATCAAGAAGTTCGGGATCGGGAACTAGCGGCAGCAATGATGAGCGCGAGCAGACTTTGAACCAACTTTTGACAGAAATGGACGGTTTTAGTCCCAAAGAAGCCGTTGTCATCGTTTTAGCCGCCACCAATCGCCCAGAGACTCTTGATGCCGCTTTATTGCGTCCGGGGCGCTTTGATCGCCAAGTTTTGGTGGATCGTCCCGATTTAGCGGGAAGATTGGCAATTTTGGAAATATACGCCAAACGAGTCCAGATGGGTGAAGATGTTAACCTCAAAGCGATCGCCACCCAAACCCCCGGTTTTGCCGGTGCCGATTTAGCCAACCTCGTCAATGAGGCTGCTCTCTTGGCTGCCCGTAATAATCGGGAAAAAGTCAGTCAAATTGATTTTAAAGAGGCGATAGAAAGAGTTATCGCTGGCTTAGAAAAGAAAAGTCGGGTTTTATCGGAAAAAGAAAAGAAAATCGTCGCTTATCACGAGGTCGGCCATGCTTTAGTTGGCGCTGTTATGCCGGGAGGTGGTCGGGTGGAGAAAATTTCCATCGTTCCCCGGGGTTTATCCGCTTTGGGTTATACCCTGAAAATTCCCACGGAAGACCGTTTTTTGATGACAGAAACCGAATTTAAAGAACAAATTACTATGTTATTGGGCGGTCGGGCAGCCGAAGAATTAATCTTTGGCAGTGTCACTAATGGCGCTTCCGATGATTTACAAAGGGCGACGGATATTGCGGAAAGAATGGTGACAATTTATGGTATGAGTAAATCCCTCGGTCCCCTAGCCTACGATAAAACGGGACAGGCTAATTTTTTAGGTAATAATCAGGGTAGTCCCAGGCGTTCGATCGGAGAAAATACGGCCAAAGCGATCGATGAAGAAGTTAAACAAATTATCGACGCTAGTTACCAAAAAGCCCTAGCAATTCTCAGTCACAACCGCAATTTATTAGAGTCCATTACCGCTAATCTTTTGACCACGGAAGTAATCGAAGGAGAAGAATTGCAAGAGTTATTAAATCAAGCGCAAATGGTCTGA
- a CDS encoding thioredoxin family protein, giving the protein MTATTPTNKIRNLLLAVTAVILSVAIFFGFQTTASSVSLEAQAEKATPFDLALSNGKPTLTEFYANWCSSCQAMASEIAEIKKQYGNAINFVMLNVDNNKWLPEILRYRVDGIPHFVFLNNQGQPVAQAIGEQPKSILTANLEALLTNSTLPYATTTGETSDFNILVGASQTDPRSHGSQVNQ; this is encoded by the coding sequence ATGACAGCCACCACACCCACCAATAAAATCAGAAATCTGCTGCTGGCAGTAACGGCAGTTATCCTTAGTGTAGCGATTTTCTTCGGGTTTCAAACCACCGCTAGTTCTGTATCTTTGGAAGCGCAAGCGGAAAAAGCGACACCTTTTGATCTTGCCCTCAGCAATGGTAAACCCACCCTGACAGAATTTTATGCTAATTGGTGTAGCAGTTGTCAGGCGATGGCCTCTGAAATTGCCGAAATTAAAAAACAATACGGTAATGCCATTAATTTTGTCATGCTCAACGTTGATAATAATAAATGGTTGCCAGAAATTCTCCGTTATCGTGTGGATGGTATTCCCCATTTTGTCTTTTTAAATAATCAAGGACAACCGGTTGCCCAAGCGATCGGAGAACAACCAAAATCAATTTTAACTGCTAATTTAGAAGCACTTTTAACTAATTCTACCCTACCCTATGCCACCACTACGGGAGAGACTTCTGATTTTAATATCCTTGTGGGTGCTAGTCAAACCGATCCCCGCAGTCACGGTAGTCAAGTTAATCAGTAA
- a CDS encoding NIL domain-containing protein, whose product MKKRVTLTFPKKAVHMPVTYRLAKDFNVAANIIRAQVAPNQVGTLVLELSGDIDELEAAIEWLQLQNIGVSQVSREIVIDEEKCVDCGLCTGVCPTEALTLDPESFRLKFLRSRCVVCEQCIPTCPVVAISTNL is encoded by the coding sequence ATGAAAAAACGCGTTACTCTCACTTTTCCCAAAAAAGCCGTCCATATGCCCGTTACCTATCGACTGGCGAAGGATTTTAACGTCGCCGCTAATATTATCCGCGCCCAAGTGGCCCCCAATCAAGTGGGAACATTAGTATTAGAATTATCGGGGGATATCGATGAGTTAGAAGCGGCGATCGAATGGTTGCAATTACAAAATATTGGCGTTTCCCAAGTTAGTCGCGAAATCGTCATTGATGAAGAAAAATGTGTCGATTGTGGGTTATGTACGGGAGTTTGTCCCACGGAAGCTTTAACCCTTGATCCCGAAAGTTTTCGTCTTAAGTTTTTGCGTTCCCGTTGTGTGGTTTGTGAACAATGTATCCCCACTTGTCCCGTGGTGGCAATTTCCACCAACTTGTAA